In one window of Octopus bimaculoides isolate UCB-OBI-ISO-001 chromosome 20, ASM119413v2, whole genome shotgun sequence DNA:
- the LOC106881681 gene encoding uncharacterized protein LOC106881681: MLQMNRLVLQYQNCCHLSLFSASHYSSRITYKPTASLISSTGHDQSGFGTLMPSARSFSSKTDQPDNHDSKTGPVERKQQSNDYRNKHGSHDRADLLGRPFANRDIDNRWQGLLHDRKQSNDSTMGFPSYSGPVVSLHSAMQSNVPKPYFPNDRSSFPTHNNMPGGGVKAQQKFLYGGLHSTHPSNQKREESYPVKFAVPVHATTEAETHNQPVSIEYQETKQNGFDTDNRNQTVYENGEESDMSVSHIQASASTPSNASQIYASSINKQGTLDSLQNTHFTRYFSHGSTLAPQPEVTYVSPCPQGIQGNDCVYFQQWMESCLRYGLTNCEEQLENLKSGRKTLQQVLDEQQKIIEEAALNMKSKTSLNGATTTTAVAIHSANEEHLLNKHRSVSDVYQKHHQDSKDEQKAVEPAFEGWMQTALNRIRTVSLRPQQLQYRLHHHHHHHHHQQQQRTFSTSNWFSNSKGPITPENKTETQQTSTTIPAPDTVSSTSDAPIELTRRQQLQRAVKEYGSTVMVFHITISLMSLGGFYLAVSSGIDLVGLMMKLGIGENILKSRLATGASTFVVAYAVHKVFAPVRIGITLSATPLIVKYLRLKGILKPPKPKPISK, encoded by the exons ATGTTGCAGATGAACCGTTTGGTGCTTCAGTATCAGAACTGTTGCCATTTATCGCTTTTCAGTGCGAGCCATTACTCTTCTCGAATTACATATAAGCCTACTGCTTCTCTAATTTCTTCGACTGGACATGATCAGAGTGGTTTCGGGACTCTGATGCCCTCAGCTCGATCGTTCTCATCGAAGACCGATCAACCGGATAACCACGATAGCAAAACCGGCCCCGTCGAACGAAAACAACAGTCGAACGACTATCGTAACAAGCATGGGTCCCATGATCGAGCCGACTTGCTAGGACGTCCATTCGCTAATCGTGACATCGATAATAGATGGCAAGGTTTACTGCACGACCGTAAACAATCCAACGACTCCACCATGGGCTTTCCATCCTATTCGGGCCCGGTTGTGAGCCTACACTCTGCTATGCAATCTAATGTGCCGAAACCTTACTTTCCGAATGACAGATCTTCGTTCCCAACTCATAATAATATGCCTGGTGGAGGAGTAAAGGCCCAGCAAAAGTTTCTCTACGGTGGTTTGCACAGCACTCACCCGAGCAACcagaagagagaagagagctaCCCGGTTAAATTCGCCGTCCCTGTCCATGCAACAACCGAAGCGGAAACACACAACCAACCAGTTTCTATTGAGTATCAGGAAACGAAACAAAACGGGTTCGATACCGATAACCGAAATCAGACCGTATACGAAAACGGAGAAGAAAGCGATATGAGTGTGTCTCATATTCAAGCCAGTGCCTCGACACCCTCAAATGCTTCCCAGATATATGCTAGTAGTATTAATAAGCAAGGTACCCTAGATAGTCTTCAGAATACCCATTTTACCAGATATTTTAGCCACGGTAGCACGCTGGCTCCACAACCAGAGGTCACCTATGTTTCACCGTGCCCTCAAGGAATTCAAGGTAACGATTGCGTTTACTTCCAACAGTGGATGGAAAGCTGCCTCAGATACGGCTTAACCAACTGTGAAGAACAGCTGGAGAATTTAAAGTCCGGTCGGAAAACATTACAGCAGGTACTTGATGAACAACAGAAAATTATCGAAGAAGCTGCTTTAAATATGAAAAGCAAGACATCATTGAACGGGG CCACGACCACCACCGCTGTCGCAATACACTCAGCTAATGAAGAGCACCTTTTGAACAAGCATCGGTCGGTTTCAGATGTCTACCAGAAGCATCACCAAGACTCCAAGGATGAGCAGAAAGCAGTGGAACCAGCGTTCGAGGGATGGATGCAGACGGCGCTAAACCGAATCAGGACGGTCTCTTTACGGCCGCAACAACTGCAGTatcgccttcatcatcatcatcatcaccaccaccatcagcaacaacagagGACATTCTCTACATCAAACTGGTTTTCAAATTCTAAAGGGCCCATTACcccagaaaacaaaacagaaacacaacAAACATCAACCACAATTCCAGCCCCAGATACTGTCAGTAGTACCAGTGACGCCCCTATCGAACTAACCCGCAGACAACAACTACAAAGAGCTGTCAAAGAGTATGGTTCTACTGTCATGGTTTTCCATATCACGATCTCCCTCATGTCTCTTGGCGGCTTTTACCTTGCAGTCTCCAG TGGAATAGACCTGGTCGGCCTTATGATGAAACTTGGTATCggtgaaaacattttgaaatccaGGCTTGCTACAGGGGCAAGCACGTTTGTCGTCGCATATGCTGTTCACAAAGTATTCGCTCCAGTTCGTATAGGCATTACATTGAGTGCAACCCCACTTATAGTGAAGTACCTTCGACTTAAGGGGATATTAAAAccaccaaaaccaaaaccaatcTCAAAATAA